One stretch of Phaeodactylum tricornutum CCAP 1055/1 chromosome 9, whole genome shotgun sequence DNA includes these proteins:
- the Fum gene encoding fumarate hydratase (TCA cycle & reductive carboxylate cycle. catalyze reaction between malate & fumarate) — translation MGELPIPAGTLWGAQTQRSLENFPIGGIESRMPLAVVHGMAIVKKSCALYHSDLGVMEDHIARAIAQAADEVLAGKLDRHFPLVTFQTGSGTQTNMNVNEVLSNRAIQILGGTVGSKDPVHPNDHVNRGQSSNDSFPTAMHICAAKTLHERTLPGLRILQTALVQKVEEFGAVVKIGRTHCQDATPLTLGQEFGGYLQQVEYGISRVEASLPSLYRLALGGTAVGTGLNTVEGFAEEIAAKIADETGLPFTSAANKFEALAAHDSIVEVSGMLNTMACSLNKIANDVRLLGSGPRCGLGEISLPANEPGSSIMPGKVNPTQCESLTMVCAQVMGNHVAISVGGAQGHFELNVFKPVMIANLLHSAVLIGDAAASFATRCVEGIVVNQDRVTQLLHGSLMLVTALNLHIGYDKASEIAKNAHKNGTTLKESAISSGYLTAAQFDEWIVPESMIGPSPANVTTE, via the exons ATGGGTGAGTTGCCCATTCCCGCTGGTACCTTATGGGGCGCTCAGACCCAACGATCTCTTGAAAACTTTCCCATTGGGGGGATCGAATCGCGCATGCCTTTGGCAGTGGTGCACGGCATGGCGATTGTCAAGAAATCCTGCGCTCTGTACCACTCCGACCTTGGTGTCATGGAAGATCATATAGCCCGTGCGATTGCGCAGGCGGCGGACGAAGTGCTGGCCGGGAAATTGGATCGACACTTTCCTCTGGTCACCTTTCAGACTGGAAG TGGCACTCAAACCAACATGAACGTGAATGAAGTGTTGTCGAATCGCGCCATTCAAATACTTGGTGGAACTGTGGGTAGTAAAGACCCCGTCCACCCGAACGACCACGTCAATCGCGGTCAATCTTCCAACGATTCCTTCCCGACCGCCATGCACATTTGCGCTGCCAAGACCTTGCACGAGCGAACTCTACCAGGATTGCGGATTCTACAAACGGCCCTCGTTCAAAAGGTGGAAGAATTTGGTGCCGTGGTCAAGATTGGACGCACGCACTGCCAGGACGCGACACCTTTGACTCTCGGACAAGAATTCGGTGGCTACTTGCAGCAAGTCGAGTACGGAATTTCTCGGGTAGAGGCGTCTTTGCCGAGTTTGTACCGTTTAGCCTTGGGCGGCACCGCGGTCGGTACCGGTCTCAATACGGTGGAAGGCTTCGCGGAAGAAATTGCGGCCAAGATTGCGGACGAGACCGGTCTCCCGTTCACGTCGGCAGCGAACAAGTTCGAGGCCCTCGCGGCGCACGATAGTATCGTGGAAGTTTCCGGTATGCTGAATACAATGGCATGTAGTTTGAACAAAATTGCAAACGACGTGCGGCTGTTAGGTAGCGGTCCACGATGTGGACTGGGCGAAATTTCGCTGCCGGCCAACGAGCCTGGCTCGAGTATTATGCCGGGCAAGGTAAACCCCACGCAGTGCGAATCTTTGACTATGGTATGCGCTCAAGTCATGGGAAACCACGTGGCCATTTCGGTCGGCGGAGCACAGGGACATTTTGAACTCAACGTCTTCAAGCCCGTTATGATTGCGAACTTGTTGCATTCAGCCGTCTTGATTGGTGACGCCGCCGCTTCGTTCGCAACACGGTGCGTGGAGGGCATCGTGGTCAATCAAGACCGGGTAACTCAGCTGCTGCACGGTAGTCTTATGCTGGTGACAGCGTTGAACCTGCATATTGGATACGACAAGGCGAGTGAGATTGCCAAGAATGCACACAAGAACGGCACCACATTGAAGGAATCGGCTATTTCGAGCGGCTACTTGACGGCCGCTCAGTTTGATGAATGGATTGTTCCCGAAAGCATGATTGGTCCGAGCCCGGCGAATGTAACTACAGAATAG
- a CDS encoding predicted protein has translation MPTTGQMIGYTAMLGVAFLAGRLDINVKNHMATVSRLVQQSLRLEAVSKMERSETIHVAWQLQHVHDEATELTQKAQQDSYRAKVEEDVYAARSRQRGDYYEFLAEHDRVAADNLYTQRNNTELRHAQILANISQELRQREHVLQELREINPGACGWAVIKSICDVVGHTARLQHQAEDELVQIHKDWQRARDMERNEYLEELVAELLQGHANKYNETANDLFQVADLWDQRAEQARQQATAENVTAVALQHEEAMLQHELDQEIAWTHNNSSASETTMEKAGAQRRAAAWDALGAMILSLAALVFFTRHAVPRTVALFQTTRAWIMDQKGLHYDNTHDTPEAFWRTLSFVVQHTLIFLLCLGLVTRGADNWMSSLSSYGRRERAVLILCFSLDAAAVQTVFLHVLPYMLMFPFAAQNWRRLAIFYAKRLVLLTFLFVIEFLLVWMVVGDTAASSVMNAVSSIWFRLLVAVSLLWHAISFQPPFLSDEASTVLLDQDANNEDESLSEVSPLRDNSSFGSTTTERAMLQMQFGPNAHYSHPSDSAGSRTLSSRTPILDDSFLEEFTRLLVPLELLIVTCMVNIARDSFTKIWQVPVLLEFCLLGSLAMVAGAFWYRATTANTVSGSDVERVSSNKFHNLEIVAV, from the exons ATGCCTACTACAGG TCAAATGATCGGTTATACTGCCATGTTGGGGGTGGCGTTCCTGGCGGGTCGTCTCGATATTAACGTCAAGAACCACATGGCAACGGTGAGTCGGTTGGTGCAGCAATCACTCCGTCTCGAGGCCGTCTCCAAGATGGAGCGTTCCGAAACAATACACGTGGCCTGGCAGCTCCAACACGTCCACGACGAAGCCACCGAGTTGACTCAAAAAGCCCAACAAGATTCGTACCGGGCCAAGGTCGAAGAAGACGTGTACGCTGCCCGCAGTCGACAGCGGGGTGACTATTACGAGTTTCTCGCGGAACACGATCGAGTCGCCGCCGACAACTTGTACACCCAGCGGAACAACACGGAACTCCGGCACGCACAGATACTGGCCAACATTTCGCAAGAGCTGCGGCAGCGCGAACACGTCTTGCAGGAATTGCGAGAGATTAATCCCGGGGCGTGCGGATGGGCCGTGATCAAGTCCATCTGTGACGTGGTAGGCCACACGGCCCGACTCCAGCACCAAGCCGAAGATGAGTTAGTCCAGATCCACAAGGACTGGCAGCGCGCTAGGGACATGGAGCGGAACGAGTACTTGGAAGAACTAGTGGCGGAGCTGCTACAGGGTCACGCGAACAAGTACAACGAAACTGCCAACGATTTGTTCCAGGTGGCGGACTTATGGGATCAACGAGCGGAACAAGCCCGCCAACAGGCCACCGCTGAAAACGTTACGGCTGTGGCACTGCAGCACGAAGAGGCTATGTTGCAACACGAGCTCGATCAAGAAATTGCTTGGACGCACAATAATTCGTCCGCATCCGAAACGACCATGGAGAAAGCCGGCGCTCAACGGCGCGCCGCTGCCTGGGACGCGTTGGGGGCTATGATTCTATCATTGGCGGCTTTGGTGTTCTTTACCCGACACGCGGTGCCCCGCACTGTCGCTCTCTTCCAGACGACTCGAGCGTGGATCATGGACCAGAAAGGACTCCACTACGACAACACACATGACACTCCGGAAGCGTTTTGGAGGACCTTGAGTTTTGTTGTGCAGCACACattgatttttttgctttgtctCGGGTTGGTGACCCGCGGGGCCGACAATTGGATGTCCTCCCTGTCCAGTTACGGTCGTCGAGAGCGCGCTGTCTTAAtcctttgcttttctttggatgCAGCGGCTGTGCAGACCGTTTTTCTCCACGTCTTGCCCTACATGCTGATGTTTCCGTTTGCCGCTCAAAATTGGCGTCGACTGGCTATCTTCTATGCGAAAAGACTTGTGCTGCTGACTTTCTTATTTGTGATAGAATTTCTGCTGGTGTGGATGGTTGTAGGAGACACCGCGGCATCTTCCGTAATGAATGCGGTTTCGTCGATATGGTTTCGATTGCTGGTGGCCGTGTCCCTGTTATGGCATGCCATCTCGTTTCAACCTCCCTTTTTATCCGACGAAGCGTCCACCGTGCTACTTGATCAAGACGCGAACAATGAAGACGAGAGCCTTTCTGAGGTATCACCTTTACGAGATAACAGCAGTTTTGGATCGACAACAACGGAACGAGCAATGCTGCAGATGCAGTTCGGCCCAAACGCCCACTATTCGCATCCTAGCGACTCGGCTGGTAGCCGAACTCTCTCTTCGCGCACGCCAATTTTGGACGACTCGTTTCTGGAAGAATTTACTCGACTGCTGGTCCCGTTGGAGTTATTGATTGTTACTTGCATGGTTAATATTGCTCGTGACTCCTTTACCAAGATATGGCAAGTTCCGGTTCTGCTAGAATTCTGCCTTTTGGGGAGCTTGGCTATGGTTGCGGGAGCCTTCTGGTACCGAGCCACAACGGCGAATACCGTGTCGGGGTCGGATGTGGAGCGGGTATCCTCCAACAAGTTTCACAATTTGGAAATTGTTGCCGTCTAA
- a CDS encoding predicted protein produces MAFNMKFLALFLTFFQGEECWAFHPIASFRSGRSGRKGVDGSASTSSRWASDGSGTAFSIESDHSGPAGFPVHRVIFHSLPGQEQDVPPICIETGKIGRQAAGAVTLTRGDSVLYATTSHDKDPKEEIDFCPLSVDYQERFSSAGLTSGGYNKRDGRPAEHEILTCRLIDRPLRPLIQSGWRHETQLLSWVLSYDGERSCDPLAIIASASSLFISDVPLHKPVAAVQVGMKDDGTLVVNPTNLQMETSKLNLMVAGTEEAVLMIEGAADFLPESTMIQAVKTGHEAIQVLCQGLTALGKVAGKEKKLDTIKATPENLQIRVDELFSDRIDDMWSSGLGKEAQGKIMTDLYTAVVGELIEDYPGETVAIKGAFKDLLCRRMFFRAREEGLRCDGRGPTDIRQLTMETGLLPRVHGSALFTRGETQCVATTTLGGSGMRQKIEKLDGTDEKRFYLQYTFPPSCVGETGRVGAPGRREVGHGNLAERALIPTIPALADFPYTIRVESLITESHGSSSMASVCGGSLALMDAGVPIKAPVAGIAMGMLLGDKGGVSDENAVILSDILGTEDALGTMDFKVAGDRVGISTFQLDIKCEGLTLETMESALEQARTGRLHLLSEMEKVIASPREELPATVPKMMSFSIPVEAIGKIIGPGGKQIRAIIEDFELVNMDVGEEGGVQLSSFDTAKMGEAQTFITTLVRPEPVEGETYTGKITGIHPFGVFLEILPGAEDGSYPGLEGLVHVSELAHERVRNCEGFMKSMNVEELTVKYLGKDKGKLQLSRKALLEEQGGDGGRRNGSRGPSREAAAPTPEMTKDEIDVIAQAIEGVTEL; encoded by the exons ATGGCATTCAATATGAAGTTTCTCGCTTTGTTTCTCACGTTCTTTCAAGGCGAAGAATGTTGGGCTTTCCATCCGATTGCTTCCTTTCGTTCAGGTCGTAGCGGTAGAAAAGGGGTAGACGGCTCAGCCTCGACATCGTCACGTTGGGCGTCCGACGGTTCCGGGACAGCCTTTTCGATTGAATCGGACCACAGCGGACCCGCCGGTTTCCCCGTACACCGCGTCATATTTCACTCGCTGCCCGGTCAAGAGCAGGATGTTCCTCCTATTTGCATTGAAACGGGAAAGATCGGACGACAGGCGGCGGGTGCTGTCACATTGACTCGCGGTGATTCCGTTCTCTACGCGACAACGTCGCACGACAAGGACcccaaggaagaaatcgacTTTTGTCCCCTCAGTGTGGACTACCAGGAACGATTCAGTTCCGCCGGGCTCACATCCGGTGGGTACAACAAACGGGACGGACGTCCCGCTGAACACGAAATTCTTACCTGTCGTCTCATTGACCGACCGCTCCGGCCATTGATTCAGTCGGGATGGCGGCACGAAACGCAGCTTCTCTCCTGGGTCTTGTCCTACGATGGGGAACGGTCCTGCGATCCTCTTGCGATCATTGCTTCGGCCTCGTCGCTCTTCATTTCCGATGTACCCCTGCACAAACCCGTGGCGGCGGTGCAAGTGGGCATGAAGGATGATGGCACGTTGGTGGTGAATCCTACAAATCTACAGATGGAGACGAGCAAGCTCAACCTGATGGTGGCCGGTACCGAAGAAGCAGTTTTGATGATTGAAGGAGCCGCCGACTTTTTACCAGAATCCACGATGATTCAGGCCGTGAAAACGGGCCATGAGGCGATTCAGGTCCTATGTCAAGGGCTGACCGCGCTAGGAAAAGTCGccggaaaggaaaagaagctggATACTATTAAAGCTACTCCAGAGAACTTGCAAATTCGAGTAGATGAACTTTTCAGCGATCGTATCGATGATATGTGGTCGTCTGGTCTGGGCAAAGAAGCCCAAGGGAAAATCATGACTGATTTATACACGGCCGTAGTCGGCGAGCTTATCGAAGACTATCCTGGCGAAACGGTTGCCATCAAAGGCGCGTTTAAAGATCTGTTGTGTCGACGCATGTTTTTCCGTGCCCGAGAAGAAGGGCTTCGTTGTGACGGTCGTGGACCGACCGACATTCGTCAGCTTACAATGGAGACTGGGTTGCTGCCGCGTGTGCACGGGTCTGCCCTCTTCACACGAGGTGAAACACAGTGTGTCGCCACGACAACACTGGGTGGTTCCGGCATGCGACAAAAGATTGAAAAACTGGACGGAACCGATGAGAAGCGCTTTTATCTGCAGTATACGTTTCCGCCTAGTTGCGTTGGTGAGACGGGCCGAGTGGGAGCTCCGGGACGTCGAGAAGTCGGACACGGTAACCTGGCGGAAAGGGCCCTGATTCCAACCATACCAGCACTAGCTGATTTCCCTTATACAATTCGGGTAGAGTCTCTCATCACTGAGTCGCACGGTTCCAGTTCCATGGCCAGCGTCTGTGGCGGATCACTGGCTTTAATGGATGCCGGTGTACCCATCAAAGCACCCGTGGCCGGTATTGCAATGGGAATGCTGCTAGGCGATAAAGGCGGCGTATCCGACGAGAACGCTGTAATACTTTCGGATATTCTTGGAACCGAGGATGCACTTGGTACTATGGATTTTAAGGTTGCAGGTGATCGAGTTGGAATATCCACTTTTCAACTGGATATCAAGTGTGAAGGTTTGACTTTGGAAACCATGGAAAGCGCACTGGAACAAGCACGCACGGGCCGCTTACATTTGTTGTCGGAAATGGAAAAGGTAATTGCCTCACCGCGAGAGGAGCTCCCCGCAACTGTCCCAAAAATGATGTCGTTTTCAATTCCTGTTGAGGCCATTGGTAAGATTATTGGACCAGGTGGTAAACAGATTCGTGCTATCATCGAAGATTTTGAGCTTGTAAACATGGACGTCGGTGAAGAGGGAGGGGTACAGTTATCCTCGTTTGATACAGCTAAAATGGGAGAAGCCCAGACCTTTATTACTACTTTGGTTA GACCGGAACCCGTTGAAGGTGAAACCTACACCGGAAAAATTACTGGTATTCATCCGTTTGGAGTTTTTCTTGAGATTTTGCCCGGTGCCGAGGACGGTTCTTACCCGGGTCTTGAAGGATTGGTTCATGTCTCGGAGCTGGCCCACGAGCGTGTTCGAAACTGCGAAGGTTTCATGAAGAGCATGAATGTTGAAGAACTGACGGTCAAGTATCTCGGTAAAGACAAGGGTAAACTGCAGCTTAGTCGAAAGGCTCTACTCGAAGAACAAGGTGGAGACGGAGGCCGAAGAAATGGTTCTCGAGGACCGAGTCGAGAAGCAGCCGCGCCAACTCCCGAAATGACAAAAGATGAGATCGACGTGATTGCGCAAGCTATTGAGGGTGTAACAGAGCTATAG
- the OAT gene encoding ornithine aminotransferase (contains a predicted signal peptide): MIRSLAVTNNPLALIARRSLATVVAASKHVHEGPSAAAKHCIDLEEQYGAHNYHPLPVVLTKAKNTRVYDVDGREYYDFLSAYSAVNQGHCHPKLIQALTEQANKLTLTSRAFHNDSLGEYSKFVTEYFGYDRVLPMNTGVEGGETAIKLARRWGYAVKGIPPNQARVLFANHNFWGRTLAAVSSSSDPTAFRGFGPYMPGFSHVPFNDLGSLEMEFEKDAENIAAFMVEPIQGEAGVVVPDDGYMKKAKELCEKYNVLLIADEVQTGLGRTGYELAVHHDQCKPDMVVLGKALSGGVLPVSAVLATDEVMLQLKPGEHGSTYGGNPLACKVATAALEILRDEKLSENAQARGEQLRNGLQKLVDDNSSVVKVRGRGLLNAIVIDQPKMGYGAAGKAMELCTIMMENGLLAKPTHGNIIRFAPPLTITEQETDECLDIIASSVKELDS; this comes from the exons ATGATTCGCTCGCTCGCTGTAACGAACAATCCTCTTGCGCTGATTGCTCGACGCTCGTTAGCGACGGTCGTTGCTGCTTCGAAACACGTCCATGAGGGGCCTTCTGCAGCCGCCAAGCACTGCATTGATCTCGAAGAACAGTACGGTGCGCACAATTATCATCCTCTACCAGTAGTTCTCACCAAGGCTAAGAATACGCGAGTGTACGATGTGGATGGCCGCGAATATTACGACTTTTTAAGCGCCTACTCGGCCGTGAATCAGGGCCACTGTCACCCCAAGCTCATCCAAGCTTTGACGGAACAAGCGAACAAACTTACACTTACGTCCCGTGCCTTTCACAACGACTCACTCGGCGAATACAGCAAGTTTGTAACCGAATATTTCGGTTACGATCGTGTCTTGCCCATGAATACGGGCGTGGAAGGCGGCGAAACCGCCATCAAGCTCGCCCGACGCTGGGGCTACGCGGTCAAGGGCATTCCTCCCAACCAAGCGCGGGTGCTTTTTGCCAACCACAACTTCTGGGGACGTACGCTCGCCGCTGTCTCGTCCTCCAGCGATCCCACGGCCTTTCGGGGATTCGGCCCTTACATGCCGGGGTTTTCGCACGTGCCCTTCAACGATCTCGGGTCACTCGAAAtggaatttgaaaaagat GCTGAAAATATTGCGGCCTTTATGGTCGAGCCCATTCAGGGCGAAGCCGGTGTCGTAGTGCCGGATGATGGTTACATGAAAAAGGCTAAGGAACTTTGTGAAAAGTACAACGTCTTGCTAATTGCCGATGAAGTACAAACTGGTCTGGGTCGTACCGGCTACGAACTTGCCGTGCACCATGATCAGTGTAAACCTGACATGGTTGTGCTggggaaagccttgtccGGTGGCGTACTCCCGGTATCGGCCGTTCTCGCCACGGACGAAGTTATGTTGCAGCTGAAACCGGGCGAGCACGGATCAACCTACGGCGGCAACCCTCTGGCTTGCAAAGTAGCTACGGCGGCCTTGGAAATCCTGCGGGACGAAAAGTTGTCGGAAAATGCGCAAGCCCGGGGTGAACAGCTGCGCAATGGATTGCAAAAGCTCGTGGACGACAACTCATCCGTTGTCAAAGTACGCGGGCGAGGCTTGCTGAATGCTATTGTAATTGATCAACCCAAGATGGGCTACGGTGCGGCCGGCAAAGCTATGGAATTGTGTACCATCATGATGGAAAACGGTCTGTTGGCCAAACCGACTCACGGAAATATTATTCGATTTGCTCCACCCTTGACTATCACCGAACAAGAAACAGACGAATGCTTGGATATTATCGCAAGCAGTGTCAAGGAATTAGATTCGTAA
- a CDS encoding predicted protein: KAMSIAVKPGQQIMMNAFMMYMSGSNLNIFSINTVSMAILTPVTSILGIESVFAALSDVDLQMPKLAFVALNLVWLAVGLYKMSSMRLLPTTSADWM, encoded by the coding sequence aAAGCTATGTCGATTGCGGTAAAGCCTGGTCAGCAGATCATGATGAACGCGTTTATGATGTATATGTCCGGGTCGAATCTTAATATTTTCAGCATCAACACCGTGAGTATGGCAATCTTGACCCCGGTGACGAGCATTCTAGGCATCGAAAGTGTCTTTGCTGCCTTGAGTGATGTAGATTTACAAATGCCGAAGCTGGCATTCGTTGCTCTAAATTTGGTATGGTTAGCTGTGGGATTGTACAAAATGAGCAGCATGCGGCTGTTGCCGACAACTTCGGCAGATTGGATG
- a CDS encoding predicted protein produces the protein MSVVFATAGYDHIIRFWEAPSGICSRIIKYPDSQVNRLEITPDKQFIAAAGNPVIRLYEILEPSAMGGDERDQQAVLTLEGHGSNVTSIGFHKDGRYLYSGSEDGTIKVWDLRSPSYSRSFDVGAGVNSVTLRTDRDQFVSGDQNGYVKIWDLGGNGCINSLKPRSAEGTVPIQAVDISEDSRTLVAVSNHGSVFVWDPTSSVGSEDDNSTMRPVKKFRAHPPGTYCLHGKIAPDCRHLVTTSSDGTAKLWDTATWELTHTLQNQKWVWDAAFCADSSYLVTASSDHVARLWNLQKGSVVRQYHGHQSSVTCVALNDSSV, from the exons ATGAGTGTCGTTTTCGCAACAGCCGGTTATGATCACATTATTCGATTCTGGGAAGCACCTTCTGGTATTTGTTCGCGAATCATAAAGTATCCGGACTCGCAGGTCAATCGATTGGAGATCACACCCGACAAGCAATTTATTGCTGCTGCTGGGAATCCAGTTATTCGCTTGTACGAAATTCTTGAGCCCTCTGCGATGGGCGGTGACGAAAGGGACCAGCAAGCTGTTTTAACTCTGGAAGGCCACGGGTCGAATGTTACATCCATTGGGTTTCACAAAGATGGGCGTTATTTATACTCTGGTTCCGAAGACGGAACGATCAAAGTGTGGGACTTGCGTAGTCCTAGCTATAGTCGCAGCTTTGATGTTGGAGCCGGCGTCAATTCCGTAACTCTAAGGACGGATCGAGACCAGTTCGTATCTGGCGACCAGAATGGATATGTGAAGATTTGGGATCTGGGGGGGAATGGTTGCATCAATAGTCTCAAGCC GCGATCGGCCGAAGGAACAGTTCCTATCCAAGCAGTTGACATTTCGGAGGATTCTCGGACGCTCGTGGCAGTCTCGAATCACGGCAGTGTTTTTGTATGGGACCCAACTTCAAGCGTTGGAAGTGAAGATGACAACAGCACGATGCGACCCGTTAAAAAGTTTCGAGCTCATCCTCCTGGCACTTACTGCTTGCACGGGAAAATAGCACCCGATTGTCGTCATTTGGTGACCACATCCAGTGATGGCACGGCGAAGCTGTGGGATACAGCCACTTGGGAATTAACACACACTCTGCAAAACCAAAAATGGGTATGGGATGCAGCCTTTTGCGCAGACTCTTCGTATTTAGTGACAGCAAGTAGCGACCACGTCGCCAGACTGTGGAATTTGCAAAAGGGATCGGTCGTCCGGCAATATCACGGCCACCAATCATCCGTTACATGCGTCGCTCTCAACGACAGTAGTGTATGA
- a CDS encoding predicted protein, with amino-acid sequence MEASVSSSASARKQEIPEEQPRRNDTTAARHSKRSSRESDDELSSCADHRRTRNHGKKKKSRHRSQHSSDEDQKKSSRKGVGRRRRRRREASCSSEDSSSHEEDRKRKHIRKKKKRSRKRRDPSSSASDGDMRGKARRSVVTGERIRMKIDKTEEDLAQEEARVSFYLLSALSGCMITEI; translated from the coding sequence ATGGAAGCTTCCGTCTCATCCTCAGCATCGGCGAGAAAGCAAGAAATTCCTGAGGAACAGCCTCGTCGAAACGACACGACGGCAGCTCGGCATTCCAAACGATCTAGTCGAGAAAGCGACGATGAGTTGAGTAGCTGCGCCGACCACCGTCGCACGCGCAATcacggaaagaaaaagaagagcagGCACAGATCCCAACATAGCTCAGACGAAGATCAGAAGAAAAGCTCGCGCAAAGGCGTTGGCCGCCGAcgcagacgaagaagagaGGCTAGTTGCTCGTCGGAAGATAGCTCCAGTCACGAAGAGGATCGCAAACGCAAACACAtccgaaagaagaaaaagagaagTCGGAAACGTAGAGATCCTTCCAGTAGCGCCAGTGACGGCGACATGCGAGGCAAAGCACGTCGGAGCGTTGTTACGGGAGAACGGATTCGAATGAAGATCGACAAGACGGAAGAGGATCTAGCCCAGGAAGAAGCTAGGGTAAGCTTTTATCTTCTATCGGCTCTAAGCGGATGCATGATTACCGAAATCTAA
- a CDS encoding predicted protein, with product MFLPLRTRFCGLKGHEMFCEVERSYIEDGFNLYGLRACVGNFSDCLDLILDRIGPDDSDDSHLTQSACTLYGLIHARYIITAHGLDAMYSKYAAKDFGACPLIQCAGQPVLPVGMKDEMGADTVKIFCPKCNQVYFSPPVRSRAGISSGVDGAAFGTTFPHLFLMTFSNLVPDPLVLDSTYVPRVFGFRVHKSARQ from the exons ATGTTTCTTCCTTTACGTACCAGGTTTTGTGGCTTGAAGGGGCACGAAATGTTTTGCGAAGTAGAACGCTCATACATTGAAGATGGATTTAACCTGTATGGCCTTCGAGCATGTGTTGGTAACTTTTCGGACTGCTTGGACTTGATTTTGGATCGGATCGGCCCTGACGATTCCGATGACAGCCATTTGACCCAATCGGCATGTACGCTGTATGGCTTGATTCATGCGCGCTATATTATAACGGCTCACGGGTTGGATGCTATGTACAGCAAG TACGCTGCGAAAGACTTCGGAGCGTGTCCTTTGATTCAATGCGCCGGACAACCGGTGCTACCGGTTGGTATGAAGGACGAAATGGGCGCCGATACGGTCAAGATTTTTTGCCCCAAATGCAACCAGGTATATTTTTCACCGCCCGTAAGGTCCCGTGCCGGGATATCATCGGGAGTGGATGGAGCAGCCTTTGGCACAACTTTCCCACATTTGTTTCTCATGACGTTTTCAAATTTAGTACCGGACCCGCTCGTTTTGGATTCAACCTATGTTCCACGAGTTTTCGGATTTCGCGTGCATAAATCAGCCCGGCAA